DNA sequence from the Delphinus delphis chromosome 7, mDelDel1.2, whole genome shotgun sequence genome:
CAGATGATATCCTATTAGGCATGTTTTTTGACACAGATGGTAAGTGATATTTATACTTAAattgtttcttacatttttttcttaatgttagtAAAACTGATAACTTTCTTTTAGATTCTTCAATTCTGTAGTTCGCTATTTCctgtggtttccagggactgTATTTTCAGTATGCACCCATGTACCACAGCTTTGCCCTGAGCAGCTCAATGTGTGTCACATATGAAAGTTAAAGTTGATTCTTTCATCTGGATTAAAATATGGCTGTAGACTCAGTATTTCTGTAATATGGTAGGGTAATAAAAATTGGTACTAGTGTCAACAATAGGATAAAGATAGACAACTGTCAGGGTAATACTATGTAAATGTATTTACTGTCACTGTTGAAAATAGAAAGtacataattttcaaaatgaaatgaaattactaaggttaccattaacattttaactattttcttgactatttcttcatgaaaattatatatatattttaatcacaaatgggatcttcttcagaacctttttgaACCAGTATCTTTTGCCTGTGTACAGGATATATTCCTCCTTCTAATTTAAATCCTACAATCAGAAGTTTAGACCAGACATATCTTAGTAACTTCCCACCTTTAAAACTAGACCCAGGAAatccctggtgtccagtggttaggactccatgctttcactgctgagagcccgggttcgatccctggttagggaactaagatcccacaagccatgaggcGTGgtcaaagagttaaaaaaaaataaagctagaccctttctttgactttcttttAACACATTTTATACTGTCATAATGTTAAAAATTTTCCTTAACTGACAGATGACAGCTTCAAGTGGTTTGACAAGTCAAATATGACATTTGTTAAGTGGTCAGACCAAGAAGATGACAAGGATCTAGTTGACACCTGTGCCTTTTTGCACACCAAGACAGGTGattggaaaaaaggaaattgtGAAGTTTCTTCTGTGGAAGGAACCCTTTGTAAAGCAGCTAGTAAGTATAATTGAAGGCTTTTTTCCATTCTAAGAGAGGTGGGGAAAATAGGactggttttaaaataattttctttgtgatgTGTGCCTCAATATAAAGAAGAAGTAAGACTTCAGAAGATACTGGGTTGGTTTGCTCCCAAGACTCTTGGAAGTCAAATATGTAATCCTATTACATTTCAGAGGTAGGGCCAGATCATGTGAACCAGGCATACTTTTATTCTATCTGCTTATTCTTAGAGCTTCTAAGAAGTCAAAAATTTCTTATGTTGTTCAAAGGAATTATAATAGCCTCTTTGTGATTTGGTTAAACAGTGGAAGTGGTGAAAAATAATCATGGCTGATTCCAGAATTCTAATGTTAGTGTAAAAAGAATTTGATTCAAGGACATCTTTGATTAGGCCAAGAAAAATTGCATCATAGTTTATAATTTACTCTGGATTAAAGTATAAGTTTTCTTCTCTCACATCACAGTGCTTTCTAATGAACAAAATTATCCTgtcccaaaatattttcatattattgttAAACATTAGTTCTTTTATGTTGTAGAAAGAATTGTTTTCTCACTAAagacatttaaatttcaaaatacaatttTGGGTTGCTtgaaacaagacagaaacagacattTCCCGCATTGCATCCTTAATATTCCCCCCTTCTACTCCAACTGCAAACCAAAACTGTACATCTGCCTccgattatttcctttctttacatCTGGAActacatacaatttttttttttttaaacttgcccCAGCAGGGTTTTTGACTAATCAGTCACACTTTTATGGTAGTAGCATTTGACTTCCAATATTTGTTGGATTTTTAGAAAGTTGGTTCTTTTCATATACTATGCCTCAGGGCACCATTATATAAGccaaatttttaattaaactatAACTTCAATACATCAGAAATAGTGAGCAAGTCTGTACTACCAAGGTAAGGTCACAATTGTATACTTTTACTGTTTCTACAGACTTTCCAACCCAAATCCTCTTATTTCCCTCACTTCATCACACTGTCTTTTTCTTGAGTTCCCTTATTCTTTTTCCACCAACTGAGCTAATGAGTTTTTACCTCTctacatccttttttaaaaaaactgagttCAAAACAGATAATACAGACACATGACCAAGCAACAGAAATATGGGTAATACTAAGCTATTAAAGGGTTCGTTTTAAACTACTTTGAAAGTGTTTAGAAGCATTCTTAGAATAAGGCATACTTAAAttaattatgattttcttttgtattctagTCCcatatgaaaagaaatatttatcaggTAAGTATggtcttttgttatatttttcccaCAAGAAAGAATATATTAAGATTCTAGCATATTAAAGTAGTACTGAAGACCTCTTTAATTATATGACAGTGTAAAGTAGAACAACTTTTATAAGAATACAGAAACACttgacactttaaatatatctgcaAGTTATGtatgaaatgaacatttttttaaaaccaaattctATCTCCTCATTGCTCCATTATCTGTTTTTGTGGAAAATGACTGcatcttttgttaaaaaatttttttcttatagctgTAATTACAGTTCATGAAGAATCTGTCTTAGGGCTTACTAAATGTATTTTTTGGGAAAGGAACAGGTAATATATTTACATGGTTCCAAAAGCAAAACTATATAAGGCAAACACTGAAAACTCTGTCTCCTTCCATCCTATTCTACCTGAACCCTTATTGGGCACTaattcagtttcttctttaaatgtctaGTGTTTCTTTTGCCAACATAAACAAATTAAGAGATATGACTTACTTTTTTATTCACTAAATATCTCTCCATATCATTACCTATAGAtaaatcttcattcttttttacaactGTATACtcttccattgtatagatacatTCAATTATTTACCAACTCCAGACCCCTACTGGGTTGTTTCCAAACATTTGCTATTATTACAGTGCTGCAAGGAATGAATCACCTTGCACAAAAACATGTTTATCTTAGATTCCCTGAAATATAACTGCCGTATTGAACGTGAATATGTAACTTTGATCAATACTGATAGTTTCAGAGaaattgtaccattttgcatccccaaaAATAATGTGTGAATGCCAGTTATGAAATTTTTGCAAATTGTGTAGCAGTTTTTAACCTCCATATTTTTGATGTGTAATTAACTGAGGATAAAATGCACAATCTTAAATGTACACCTTGGTGGTTGCTTATGTATAAACCTGTATAACCACCACTCAAATCgagatagaacatttccatcacaccACAAAATTCCCGCATGCCCCTCCCAATAAACGCCCACCCTACCAGCATCCACCCCACAGGCAACCACTTTTGCTTTCTATCATCATAGGTTAGAGTTGTTTGCTCTTGAACTTCACATAAATGTAACTTTTTCAGTCAGAATATTTTGATTCATCAGTGCTGCACATATATATTGTactttttctattgctgcatactACTTTATAAACACACCATAATTTGTCCATTCTCCTGTTTATGGATATTTGATCATTATTAGTCTGGCATGAATGTGATCGTACTATGAACATTCTCATACTCTGTTTTTTGGACCTTTGTTCTCATTTTCCTTGAAACAGCCATAGGGTAGCTAATAATGTTTAGcattattagaaataatttttcaaagtggttgaaCCATGTTAACATTCCTGCTGACAAGTTCCATTTGCTCTACGTCTATCCGATGATGGTCTTGTCAAATTTTAGCCATTCAGATGGGTATGTAGggtgatcttatttttatttttttgcggtacgcgggcctctcctgttgcggagcacaggctccggacgcgcaggctcagcggccgtggctcacgggcccagctgctccgcagcatgtgcgatcttctcggaccggggcacgaacccgtgtcccctgcatcggcaggcggactctcaaccactgcgccaccagggaagtccgagtgatcttattttaatttccctgatgaAAAATGAAGTTGAGCACCTTCACACATTTATTAGccatttggatatcttcttttataaaatgccTATTCTTTTgcccttattttttccttaatatcatGATTATTCAGTTTGGAGCTTGCTatgacagaagaggaggaaaggagtgTTTATGGGTTCACTGGGTTCATGTGTATATAGGAGAGTTAAATCCTCACTCTTCTATAAGATGAAtataacatctaaaaaaaaatcaagcaaagcACCACCTCACACTCATTAAGTTggctatcaaaaagaaaaaagaaagggaagaaagggagaaagaaagggagagagagaaagagaaagagagagagaaagggagggaggaaggaaggaaagaaaagaaagaaaacagagggacttcctggtggtccagtggttaaaactgtgtgtttccactgcagggggcatgggtttgatccctggttggggaactaagatctcacatgctgcacggtgcagccaaaaccaaaccaaaccaagccaaaaaaaaaaaagaaaacaaaataacgagtgttgacaagaatgtggagacCGTGGAACCTCTGTGCactactgatgggaatgtaaaatggtgcatccGCCGTGGAAACAGTACAGGAGCTTCCCCCAAAAATTtagcatagaattaccatatgatccagtataTACCCAAATGATGTGAaaacagggacttgaacagaATTTAAACAACCATgtttatagcagtattattcTCAGTAGCCAGAAAGGTGGAACCAAAtcaagtgtccatctacagatgaatgggtaagtaaaacatggtatatacatagtatgaatattattcagccttaaaaaggcaattctgacacatgctacaacatgcatgaacctggaggacactaggctaagtgaaataagccagtcacaaaaggacgaATACTGTATGGCTCTAATTATTTGAGGTACCTGGAGTAGTCAGCctgagagacagaaggtagaatggtggttgccagggagagGGGGGAATGGGGACTTAATATTTAGTAACAGTTTTCAGGTTTGCAAGATGAAAGTTCTATAGTTGAATGGTTGTGACAcagcacaacaatgtaaatgtacttaatgctactgaactgcacactttaaaatggttaagatggtaaattttgttatgcatattttacaattaaaaaaattttttaaatcagagagCAGTATAAGCATGCATGGAGGCAAATAACAGAAGTAACAAGAGTGGCTGCTTTGAGGAATGGTAATTAAGGGTGAGTAGTAGTAGGGCAGGAAGAACACAGTATTATCATTACATACCCTGTAGAACTATGAATTTTAAGCTATGCACATGTATACTCTGGATAACATAAAATGATATATGCAAACAGGAAATATATGGTGAAACCTTCAGTGTGGATAATTTCCATTTTAGGATCTTAAAGTAGACTGGAGACCTGCaaagtttatttcaaattttgaagTATGGCAATTATTCAAGctaagaaataataaatcttgaTAGGAATAAATGTGTGTAACTGTTTTTCTAACCAATGTGAGAAATTCTCAAAATAGTGAAATATTTATGTGATGAAACTATATTTGTGCTCCCCAAAAAGCAATGCTATCAACTTGTGTATCCTGATTTcccatattttcttttgtcttttccttttcagataaCCACATTTTAATATCAGCTTTGGTGATTGCTAGCACAGTAATTTTGACAGTTTTGGGAGCAGTCGTTTGGTTCCTGTACAAAAGAAGTTTGGATTCTGGTTTCACCACAGTTTTTTCAGCTGCACCCCAATCACCTTATAATGATGACTGTGTTTTAGTAGTTGCAGAGGAAAACGAATATGATGTTCAATTCGACTAAGGTTCTGGAAATCTCAGATTAAGACATCAAATACCTTGACAGTGATTCCTATGCAAGATTTTAATATAAAACCTAACAATGAAAATCATGGTTTTTATGATTACCTAATTCCAGTAACGTTCACTATTCTCATGTTATCACTGACTGTGACAAAAATTAATCTTTAGGATTATAAgaacaaagttttttaaaaaggaacaatcTTAGATATAATTTAATGGTTTTAACCACCTCCCCAAATGCACCTTTCACTTGAATGAAGGAAAGCTTAAAGCCTGATTTACTATTTACTAATAGTaaatcaggtaaaaaaaaaaccaaaaaacccagtcTACTTGTTTTACCTCCTCCATCTTCCCTCCCAGAGTGAGTTGAATCACCTTGGTTTatagttgaattaaaaaaaaaaaaagaaaacttctacTTATCACTATAATTTTAGCAATCACTAGGCCTTTAGTAATTTCTATGGTCTTGCTCCTTTATCAATAAGATATGGAGAATAAACCTGACCTTAAAATAGATTCTCTATATTTAGATATCACTTATGCTGGTTACTCTGATAATTCCTCTAATATTTCCATCTTCATGATTTACATGCAGaaaattttacagatttttaacaCCCCATATGCCATGTAATTATACAGTTTCAGTACTCTTAGAACACTGTTTTGGACCACAAACAAACAGTATTTAGCACTGATCATAAATGGTCAGAATTTCAGTAAGATTTAATAAATTttgtgaaacaaaaaaaaaattacagccatACCAGGAAGGTGTAGAGGAGGCTGGCATTGCGGGTTAACGCTTGGGTCATAGTGTCCTTCAAGGATTTTTCTCCTACTGCCATATCTGTTCCTATATATCTCATGCTCCTCAAGCCTTGATGAAGTTTATCATTCAATGACATGAAACCTGTGTAAGCAATAACTGCAGAGAAAAACTAAATACTACTGTAGTGATCATGTTCAAAGTTTTCAGTATGTGTATTGTACATTTTAAGACAATGGTGAAATAATCATTTGGGgggtaaaaaatgaaaatggaagaaagcTGAAACTATGATTTCTTTAGCAACTTAAAaacacagaattagaaaagataaTGTATGTACTTCACATAAAATTGTATTTACTTTACGTAGAAACTTGGAAGTGCGAGGAAAGTAATCTCTCTCCCTAATGCATATCCCATCATCTATCATCTTATGGGAATACTTTTCATATGGATAGAGACACTATCTCTCAAGGTTGACCAGTGGCAACGAAGTCCTAGCTTGCGCCATCTGTTTCCACTGGCCACCATGAATCAGAAACATCCCTCGTCACAATTAATGGCAGTTTTCTTAATGAGACAATAACTGCAAAGTGAATAATGTGACTATGTggtactaaaaaataaattttatactaGGTGTTATTACAAAACAATTATGCTCTGTAAAAGCTTTGAGATTTTGTGTATTGATTGAGATGTCTATTTTATTACTGATAGAGTATTAATAGTGCTGCTAATCGTGAACATTAGACTGGAATTCCTTACTGCTTTTGCTACTCAAATTCTACCACTCCTTTAAGAACTGAGGCCAGCCATCTGTTCCTTAAAGCTTTGTAACTATCAATCACAGATCTTTACAGTAtctaatacagtagccactagccacatgtggctatttaaataaaGTTCATTTCCTCAATtgcactagccatatttcaaatgCTCAGATCACATGCAGTTAGGAGCTACCACGATGGGCAATGCAAattgtagaacatttccattatcatAGAAAGTTTCAGTGGACAATGCTGCTCTAGAGTCTCCCCTTCCACTTCTACATAACTAATTTTCTTCAGTTCATTTCAATAACTTCTACCTAATAATGACAGCTCTACCAAAATGGCTGTTTTAACTGATTTAATTTTccatgtttgattttattttcaaacaagTCCTTAAAGACCCCGGTAATGCAGTGCTAAATCTTAATTCTCTTTATATATCTGAACATCTGTAGTAGGCCCTTGTATCTATTTGGTGGTCAACAGATAACTGAATCATTCaagtctgtgtttatttttaatattaacagTAACATTAGCATGCCTGTTTATATTCAGAATGTATAAACTGCTT
Encoded proteins:
- the CD302 gene encoding CD302 antigen isoform X4 is translated as MPRAAPPALLLPLLGLTVAAAAADCPSSTWVQFQDSCYIFLQEAIKVESIEDVRNQCTDHGADMISIHNEEENAFILDTLQKQWKGPDDILLGMFFDTDDDSFKWFDKSNMTFVKWSDQEDDKDLVDTCAFLHTKTGDWKKGNCEVSSVEGTLCKAAIPYEKKYLSDNHILISALVIASTVILTVLGAVVWFLYKRSLDSGFTTVFSAAPQSPYNDDCVLVVAEENEYDVQFD